In Patescibacteria group bacterium, a single window of DNA contains:
- a CDS encoding UvrD-helicase domain-containing protein, which yields MPENEIISKIIEELNPRQKEAVTHVNGPLIIIAGAGTGKTRAITYRIAWLILSGQAKPEEILAVTFTDKATQEMEERVDKLLPYGYVDIWISTFHSFCERVLRDYAIEIGLPIDFKLLDTAGQCFLVQKNFDRFDLDYYRPLGNPTKFIRELVKHFGRAKDEVISPKEYLEYAQGLEMDNDRSMSDNLVKGEAGRIKEVANAYYTYQQLLLDNGALDFGDLINYTIELFSKRPEILEKYRKKFKYILVDEFQDTNWAQYKLLQMLAQPENLSDRQAGNITVVTDDKQAIYRWRGAAYNNVFQLKKDFPKCKIVFLDENYRSRQAILDLAYKFIEQNYLEDKDSGVKFKGLLSKNLKSTRKGEAEIAHIHAKTQEEEAKETVKKIIELRKLNPKASWNDFAILVRANNQAEIFCQTLRWNNIPYQFLARTGLFSKPIVMDILAYLKLLDNYHESPAVYRILTSPIFFDELPNQDLINLTYWANRKNWSIYEAIAKVSTVPNISPKGIEELNKVLVWIEKHTQLAKKENASKVIYAFLEDTGYLKLLSESAEKGNEQNIENIFWLRQFFNKVKNFEEVNLDKSISNFIQMIDLMLDAGDTGAVATEAEESGPETVKVMTIHAAKGLEFNWVFVVNLVDRRFPTTERHEAIEIPPALIKEIIPEGDIHFQEERRLFYVAMTRAKDGLFLTSAENYGGKTVKKFSRFLHELGLIDKKFPPEPIPSVKDLRQFLAPKEIMVSSKSDYQLPTKFSFTQLMAFETCPLQYKFAHILKIPRKGKGSLVFGQSIHNTLQKFLQKYLELKDVKQAELFVTSGKKKSKKEITFKDLIQIYNECWIDEWYEDKNNQDEYKERGKKILKLFYDNFMKNPPKIKSLELPFNFKLGEYALKGKIDRIDEVEGGIEIIDYKTGNLKEKLNANEKWQLLIYQLALRSLFREPAVRLTYYYLETGDKISFLGDEKELEEIEEKIKKIIKEIKQSEFPPKATKCQWCDFKDICEYKAV from the coding sequence ATGCCAGAAAACGAAATTATTTCTAAAATTATAGAAGAATTGAATCCTCGGCAAAAAGAGGCTGTTACTCATGTTAACGGCCCCTTAATTATAATTGCCGGAGCAGGTACGGGAAAAACCAGAGCCATTACTTATCGCATTGCTTGGTTGATTTTAAGCGGACAAGCAAAACCGGAAGAAATTTTGGCCGTTACTTTTACTGATAAAGCCACTCAAGAAATGGAAGAACGGGTGGATAAATTATTGCCTTATGGTTATGTTGATATTTGGATTTCCACTTTTCATTCTTTTTGCGAAAGAGTTTTGCGAGATTATGCCATAGAAATCGGCCTGCCTATTGATTTTAAATTGCTTGATACGGCCGGGCAGTGCTTTTTGGTCCAGAAAAATTTTGATCGTTTTGATTTGGATTATTATCGTCCGCTTGGCAACCCGACCAAATTTATTCGCGAACTGGTAAAACATTTCGGCCGGGCCAAAGATGAGGTTATTTCGCCGAAAGAATATTTGGAATATGCTCAAGGTTTGGAAATGGATAACGATAGATCAATGTCTGACAATTTGGTCAAAGGAGAGGCAGGCAGAATCAAAGAAGTGGCCAATGCTTATTACACTTATCAGCAATTATTATTGGATAACGGCGCTTTGGATTTTGGCGATTTGATTAATTACACCATTGAATTATTTTCAAAACGCCCGGAAATTTTGGAAAAATACCGCAAGAAATTCAAATATATTTTAGTGGATGAATTTCAGGACACCAATTGGGCGCAATATAAATTGCTTCAAATGCTTGCCCAACCGGAAAACCTGTCTGACCGGCAGGCAGGTAATATCACGGTCGTAACCGACGATAAACAGGCGATTTACCGATGGCGCGGCGCGGCTTATAATAACGTGTTTCAATTAAAAAAAGATTTTCCAAAATGCAAAATTGTTTTCTTGGATGAAAATTATCGTTCTCGGCAGGCGATTCTTGATTTGGCTTATAAATTTATTGAACAAAATTATCTTGAAGACAAAGATTCAGGCGTAAAATTCAAGGGCTTGTTAAGCAAAAATTTAAAATCAACCCGAAAAGGAGAAGCGGAAATCGCGCATATTCACGCCAAAACGCAGGAAGAGGAAGCAAAAGAAACAGTTAAAAAAATTATAGAACTAAGAAAATTAAACCCAAAAGCGAGTTGGAACGACTTCGCCATTTTGGTCAGAGCGAATAATCAGGCGGAAATTTTTTGCCAAACTTTGCGTTGGAATAATATTCCTTATCAATTTTTGGCCAGGACCGGATTATTTTCAAAACCGATTGTGATGGATATTTTGGCTTATTTGAAACTTCTTGATAATTATCACGAAAGTCCGGCTGTTTACCGCATTTTAACTTCGCCGATTTTTTTTGATGAACTTCCGAATCAAGATTTGATTAATTTGACTTATTGGGCAAATCGAAAAAATTGGTCAATTTATGAAGCCATTGCCAAAGTTTCAACTGTTCCGAATATTTCACCAAAAGGAATCGAAGAATTGAATAAAGTTTTGGTCTGGATTGAGAAACACACTCAGCTGGCAAAAAAAGAAAATGCCAGCAAAGTTATTTACGCTTTTTTGGAAGACACCGGTTATTTGAAACTTTTATCCGAATCGGCCGAAAAAGGCAATGAACAAAATATTGAAAATATTTTTTGGCTGCGGCAATTTTTCAATAAAGTTAAAAATTTTGAAGAAGTCAATTTGGATAAATCAATTTCCAATTTTATCCAGATGATTGATTTGATGCTGGATGCGGGGGACACGGGTGCGGTCGCGACTGAGGCCGAAGAGAGCGGTCCGGAAACAGTCAAAGTTATGACCATTCACGCCGCCAAAGGATTGGAATTTAATTGGGTTTTTGTCGTTAACTTGGTTGATCGCCGTTTTCCAACCACCGAACGGCACGAAGCCATTGAAATACCGCCGGCTCTGATTAAAGAAATTATTCCCGAAGGCGATATTCATTTTCAGGAAGAACGGCGTTTGTTTTATGTCGCCATGACCAGAGCCAAAGACGGATTATTTTTAACTTCTGCTGAAAATTACGGCGGCAAAACAGTTAAAAAGTTTTCCAGATTTTTACATGAATTGGGTTTGATTGATAAAAAATTTCCGCCCGAGCCGATTCCTTCTGTCAAAGATTTGCGCCAATTTTTGGCTCCGAAAGAAATAATGGTTTCATCAAAAAGTGATTATCAATTGCCGACCAAATTCAGTTTTACTCAGTTAATGGCTTTTGAAACTTGTCCGCTTCAATATAAATTCGCTCATATTTTAAAAATTCCCAGAAAAGGAAAAGGTAGTTTGGTTTTTGGCCAAAGCATTCACAACACACTTCAGAAATTTTTACAAAAGTATCTGGAATTAAAAGATGTGAAACAGGCGGAATTGTTTGTCACGTCCGGCAAAAAGAAATCAAAAAAAGAAATAACTTTCAAAGATTTAATTCAAATTTATAATGAATGTTGGATTGATGAATGGTATGAAGATAAAAATAATCAGGATGAATACAAAGAAAGAGGAAAAAAGATTTTGAAACTTTTCTACGATAATTTCATGAAAAATCCGCCAAAAATAAAATCATTGGAACTCCCGTTTAATTTTAAATTGGGGGAATACGCGTTGAAAGGAAAAATAGACCGAATTGACGAAGTTGAAGGCGGAATAGAAATCATTGATTATAAAACAGGCAATTTAAAAGAAAAACTGAATGCGAATGAAAAGTGGCAGCTTTTGATTTATCAATTGGCTCTTAGATCTTTATTTCGCGAACCGGCAGTGCGTTTGACTTATTACTATTTGGAAACAGGGGATAAGATTTCATTTTTAGGCGATGAAAAAGAACTTGAAGAAATTGAGGAAAAAATCAAAAAAATTATTAAAGAAATCAAGCAAAGCGAATTCCCGCCTAAAGCTACTAAGTGCCAATGGTGCGATTTTAAAGATATCTGTGAATACAAAGCTGTTTAA
- a CDS encoding carbohydrate kinase family protein translates to MYDIVTIGGAIRDIIFYTNEGLVVNNPNPLCEKLIAFELGAKIYTDEAYWSWGGGADNTGVGVAKLGLKTAIIVRVGADGEGDELVKYFKKQGIETKFIQRDKNIRTGFSLVTTLKNKKAHTIFVYRGPGENLNSLPKNISAKWIYISSLSAKYWEKMLNQILKYKAIKAWNPSIVQLKTGYSKLAKFLKKIDVLILNEDEARELVLSAQKTKDLSIKHLLKRIYQMGPKIVAITAGPKGVFAYNGDKFYSHKIKKAKVINTVGAGDAFSSGFIAGLFYDKNDIQKALHWGIINSASVIAKVGAQEGLLNKSQINK, encoded by the coding sequence ATGTACGATATAGTTACAATTGGCGGAGCCATACGCGATATTATTTTTTACACCAACGAAGGATTAGTGGTTAATAATCCGAATCCTTTGTGTGAAAAATTAATCGCTTTTGAATTAGGGGCTAAAATCTATACTGATGAAGCATATTGGTCATGGGGCGGTGGAGCCGATAATACGGGCGTTGGCGTGGCTAAATTAGGGCTAAAAACAGCTATTATTGTCAGAGTCGGCGCTGATGGGGAAGGCGATGAGCTGGTGAAATATTTTAAAAAACAGGGCATAGAAACAAAATTTATTCAACGCGACAAAAATATCCGCACCGGTTTTTCGCTTGTTACGACTCTGAAAAATAAAAAAGCCCACACTATTTTTGTTTATCGCGGACCGGGCGAGAATCTTAATTCTTTGCCGAAAAATATTTCCGCAAAATGGATTTATATTTCTTCTTTAAGCGCCAAATATTGGGAAAAAATGCTGAATCAGATTTTAAAATATAAAGCGATTAAAGCCTGGAATCCTTCAATTGTTCAACTGAAGACCGGTTATTCAAAGTTGGCCAAGTTTTTGAAAAAAATTGATGTTTTGATTCTTAATGAAGACGAAGCGAGAGAATTGGTTTTATCAGCCCAAAAAACAAAAGATTTGTCAATTAAACATTTATTAAAAAGAATTTATCAGATGGGGCCGAAAATTGTCGCCATCACTGCCGGACCAAAAGGAGTTTTTGCTTATAACGGCGATAAATTTTATTCGCACAAAATCAAAAAAGCTAAAGTCATAAATACGGTTGGGGCGGGTGATGCTTTTTCTTCCGGTTTTATTGCCGGTTTGTTTTATGACAAAAATGATATTCAAAAAGCGCTTCATTGGGGAATTATAAACAGCGCTTCAGTGATTGCCAAGGTTGGCGCTCAGGAAGGATTATTAAATAAATCTCAAATTAATAAATAA
- the pduL gene encoding phosphate propanoyltransferase, which translates to MIEIPVEVSARHIHLSREHLDALFGVGYELNNLKELSQKGQFATTETITIQTEKDKIEKVRILGPVRKQTQVEISKTDAKKLGINPPIRHSGDLSSSAGCMLIGPKGTVLLKEGIIIAWRHIHATPKYMQDYNLDSRKFVSVKISTPSRSVTFNQVYLHIDPSFTPVLCLDTDEANAAGIEGPISGEVILD; encoded by the coding sequence ATTATAGAAATTCCAGTTGAAGTTTCAGCCAGACATATTCATTTAAGCCGCGAACATTTGGACGCGCTTTTTGGCGTTGGTTATGAATTGAATAATTTAAAAGAACTTTCTCAAAAAGGGCAATTCGCCACCACGGAAACGATTACCATTCAAACAGAAAAAGATAAAATTGAAAAAGTGAGAATTTTAGGTCCGGTAAGAAAACAAACCCAGGTGGAAATTTCCAAGACTGATGCAAAGAAATTGGGTATTAATCCGCCCATCAGGCACTCCGGAGATTTAAGCAGTTCTGCCGGTTGCATGTTAATCGGGCCAAAAGGCACGGTTTTATTGAAAGAAGGAATTATTATCGCATGGCGGCATATTCACGCTACACCGAAATATATGCAAGATTATAATTTGGACAGCAGAAAATTTGTCTCGGTAAAAATCAGCACTCCTTCAAGAAGCGTTACTTTTAATCAAGTTTATCTCCATATTGACCCGAGCTTTACGCCGGTTTTATGTTTGGATACTGACGAAGCCAATGCAGCCGGAATTGAAGGACCGATTTCGGGAGAAGTTATTTTGGATTAA
- a CDS encoding glycosyltransferase family 2 protein yields the protein MSKKIAIIIVCYNGREYLPDLLNSLKNQTLKPAEIIFVDNNSKDDSVDYVRKNFPEVILIENKKNLGFAQANNQGIKEAFTRQSFSSENLGGLDFIFLLNQDTICDNNCLEELARVADNENAKTFAFQPLVLCWPEKDKIQTSGDKFHFLGFGYSGGYKLPIANSQLQSRDITYASGAAMFINTQALKEVGLLDEDLFMYHEDLDLCLRARFLGYNIFLAPQSLVYHKYRAGVSPHRWYWSERNRGLTLLKFYKLPTLILIFLPWLFMELGVLGYSLMSGWFSLKIKSYFSALRLIPKTLVKRAKVQRTRKISDRQFSKYLEAKFNFAGFEHPLLKYLVNPIFGLYWKIFRKIIFW from the coding sequence ATGTCTAAAAAAATCGCAATCATAATTGTTTGTTATAACGGCCGGGAATATCTCCCGGATTTGTTAAATAGTTTGAAAAATCAAACTTTAAAACCGGCGGAAATTATTTTTGTTGATAATAATTCAAAAGATGATTCTGTTGATTATGTTCGGAAAAATTTTCCGGAAGTGATTTTAATTGAAAATAAAAAAAACTTGGGTTTTGCCCAAGCTAATAATCAGGGGATAAAAGAAGCTTTTACCCGCCAAAGTTTTTCTTCGGAAAATTTAGGCGGGCTAGATTTTATTTTTTTATTAAATCAGGATACGATTTGTGATAATAATTGTTTAGAAGAATTGGCCAGAGTGGCGGATAATGAAAATGCCAAAACTTTTGCTTTTCAGCCGCTTGTTCTTTGCTGGCCGGAAAAAGATAAAATTCAAACTTCCGGCGATAAATTTCATTTTTTGGGTTTTGGTTATTCCGGCGGTTACAAACTGCCAATCGCGAATAGTCAACTGCAATCCAGGGACATTACCTACGCTTCCGGAGCGGCAATGTTTATTAATACTCAGGCCTTAAAAGAAGTTGGCTTATTGGACGAAGATTTATTTATGTATCATGAAGACCTGGATCTTTGCTTAAGAGCGCGTTTCTTGGGTTATAATATATTTCTAGCGCCTCAATCTTTGGTTTATCACAAATATAGAGCCGGGGTTTCACCTCATCGCTGGTATTGGTCGGAGAGAAACAGGGGATTAACTTTGCTTAAATTTTATAAACTGCCGACTTTAATTTTGATTTTTTTACCTTGGTTATTTATGGAATTGGGAGTTTTGGGTTATAGTTTAATGAGCGGCTGGTTTTCTTTGAAAATAAAAAGTTATTTCAGCGCTCTGCGTCTTATTCCTAAAACCTTGGTTAAACGGGCAAAAGTTCAAAGAACCAGAAAAATCAGCGACCGACAATTTTCCAAATATCTGGAAGCGAAATTTAATTTTGCCGGATTTGAGCACCCATTATTGAAATATTTGGTTAATCCCATTTTCGGCTTATATTGGAAAATATTTAGAAAAATAATTTTTTGGTAG
- a CDS encoding methyltransferase domain-containing protein, with protein sequence MDQEKIKNHFNNHKGLEMYFSPEIAEKFAELEQNDKNFKVAEIVDRTIIQEIKDIPDPIYAAELGGGAHPDRYHEFFNKLLKEPRGHIDWVDISPYMLELAGKYISDEKYQNRKEVISFVKSEILEYLQGLENEKLDLALMKYTIDHLNNLNELFKLLALKLKNGGKLIATIGSSSPELKSYSTNARFLYNGEQFPDNEIRILKDGDNFTVKFFKVSGDPNSGYLEGAETVKYFYSAEKIKQLAESSGFDIFLGDWKDFVKQDNQGNESMNQEILVLTKK encoded by the coding sequence ATGGATCAAGAAAAAATAAAAAATCATTTCAATAATCACAAAGGATTAGAAATGTATTTCTCGCCGGAAATTGCCGAAAAATTCGCCGAGCTTGAGCAAAACGATAAAAATTTCAAAGTCGCGGAAATCGTTGATCGAACGATTATACAGGAAATAAAAGATATACCTGATCCGATTTACGCTGCTGAATTGGGCGGAGGCGCGCATCCCGACAGATATCATGAATTTTTCAACAAGTTACTAAAAGAACCGCGCGGCCATATTGATTGGGTGGACATTTCGCCATATATGCTTGAATTGGCGGGGAAATATATTTCTGACGAAAAATATCAGAATCGAAAAGAAGTTATATCGTTTGTCAAAAGCGAAATATTAGAATATTTACAAGGCCTTGAGAATGAAAAACTTGATCTGGCTTTGATGAAATACACAATTGATCACCTAAATAATCTTAATGAATTATTCAAACTGCTTGCGCTGAAATTAAAAAATGGCGGCAAGCTTATCGCCACGATCGGCAGTTCAAGTCCGGAATTAAAAAGTTATTCAACAAACGCACGCTTTTTATATAACGGCGAACAATTTCCCGACAATGAAATCAGGATATTAAAAGACGGAGATAATTTTACAGTCAAATTTTTCAAAGTGTCGGGCGATCCTAATTCCGGTTATTTGGAAGGAGCGGAAACAGTAAAATATTTTTACTCTGCGGAAAAAATTAAACAACTTGCCGAATCTTCGGGTTTTGACATTTTTCTTGGTGATTGGAAAGATTTTGTCAAACAAGACAATCAAGGCAACGAATCAATGAACCAAGAAATTTTAGTTTTAACAAAAAAATAA
- a CDS encoding GNAT family N-acetyltransferase: MIKFDKPQKSEYPQIVNLVNNADQIYLNIFSPQEFKEYDCASESIDNLIKGEKSREYLCAYNENGAIIGYSSFRLKNPQTVWLSMIYIDPKYQKKGFGSIFLNKIEEFAKKLNALVLVLETDQKAVWATNFYKKNNYQILSDEDLKKYPFDKVLEKNQVEGRYIFGKKL; the protein is encoded by the coding sequence ATGATAAAATTTGATAAACCTCAAAAATCTGAATATCCTCAAATAGTTAATTTGGTAAATAATGCCGATCAAATTTATCTCAATATTTTTTCTCCGCAAGAATTCAAAGAATATGATTGCGCTTCCGAATCAATTGATAATTTAATAAAGGGAGAAAAAAGTAGAGAATATTTGTGCGCTTATAATGAGAACGGCGCTATTATCGGATATTCATCTTTTCGTTTAAAAAATCCCCAAACCGTATGGTTAAGTATGATATATATTGATCCCAAATATCAGAAGAAAGGTTTTGGCAGTATTTTCTTGAATAAAATAGAAGAATTCGCGAAAAAATTAAACGCATTAGTGTTGGTATTAGAAACTGACCAAAAGGCGGTCTGGGCCACAAATTTTTATAAAAAAAATAATTATCAAATTTTATCCGACGAGGATCTGAAAAAATATCCTTTTGACAAAGTATTAGAAAAAAATCAAGTTGAAGGCCGTTATATTTTTGGAAAAAAATTATAA
- a CDS encoding glycosyltransferase family 4 protein, whose product MNIAHIVSTFPPYFGGMGNTCYSQVKEFAKRGHNVLVLTPRYGGKKLPAQSPDFRVIYLKPFLKFGNAAMVPQVTWHLKDFDIIHLHWPFIGAEFIIFAKLCGLIKKSLVVQYQMDLVDRGWRGIFFKLYSLIFIPLLARAADKILVSSFDYAHYSHIRRYVDRFEKKFIAVPLGVDTSKFYLQPKDEELLKKYNLSYREKIVLFVGGLDRAHYFKGIDVLIKAIADINCKLIIVGEGDLKPKYQALTNNLNIKEKVIFAGHVSDEDLPKYYNLADVCVLPSIGRSEAFGLVLVEAMACAKPIIVSDLPGPRTLVQNNGFKVKIRDVNDLRQKISLILEDQVLANQLGAQSFKLVKEQYNWPTSVQKLEQIYHEEIVFKN is encoded by the coding sequence ATGAATATCGCTCATATTGTTTCAACATTTCCTCCTTATTTCGGCGGAATGGGTAATACCTGTTATTCCCAGGTTAAAGAATTCGCAAAAAGGGGACATAATGTTTTAGTTTTAACGCCAAGATACGGAGGTAAGAAATTACCAGCTCAAAGTCCTGATTTTCGGGTTATTTATTTAAAACCGTTTTTAAAATTCGGAAATGCCGCCATGGTGCCGCAAGTTACTTGGCATCTGAAAGATTTTGACATTATTCATCTTCATTGGCCGTTTATCGGGGCTGAATTTATTATTTTCGCCAAACTTTGCGGTTTGATCAAGAAATCGTTGGTTGTTCAATATCAAATGGATTTGGTTGATCGCGGCTGGCGCGGAATATTTTTTAAACTTTACAGTTTAATTTTTATTCCTTTATTGGCCAGAGCGGCGGACAAAATTTTAGTTTCTTCGTTTGATTACGCCCATTATTCCCATATCAGACGATATGTTGATCGTTTTGAAAAAAAATTTATTGCCGTGCCGCTGGGAGTGGACACCAGCAAATTTTATCTTCAACCCAAAGACGAAGAATTATTGAAAAAATATAATTTGTCTTATCGCGAGAAAATTGTTTTATTTGTCGGCGGACTGGATCGGGCGCATTATTTCAAGGGGATTGATGTTTTAATCAAGGCCATCGCTGATATAAATTGCAAATTGATTATTGTCGGCGAAGGCGATTTGAAACCGAAATATCAAGCGCTGACCAATAATTTAAATATAAAAGAAAAAGTTATTTTTGCCGGCCATGTTTCAGATGAAGATTTGCCTAAATATTATAACTTGGCCGATGTTTGCGTTTTGCCGTCAATCGGCCGTTCCGAGGCATTTGGTTTGGTCTTGGTTGAAGCCATGGCTTGCGCCAAGCCGATTATTGTTTCCGATTTGCCCGGACCGAGAACCTTGGTTCAAAATAACGGCTTTAAAGTTAAAATTCGTGACGTTAATGATTTAAGGCAAAAAATATCTTTAATTTTGGAAGATCAAGTTTTAGCCAATCAACTCGGCGCTCAAAGTTTTAAATTGGTGAAAGAACAATATAATTGGCCGACCTCGGTTCAAAAATTAGAACAAATTTACCATGAAGAAATTGTTTTTAAAAATTAG
- a CDS encoding DNA recombination protein RmuC, translating to MNTLLIVLIVVFIGGFIGLAVFLNKRFGTGKGDQSFLLIQNQINELNKTIDNKLGQSNQILQQQFSQSAQIIREVTEHLTKLDETNKQVINFTEQLQSLQDILKNPKQRGILGEYYLETLLKNILPPDTYKMQYKFLDGEIVDAVVFVGNKIIPVDSKFSLENYNRIIEEKNQAEKDKLEKQFVSDLKQRVTETAKYIRPNENTMDFAFMFIPHEAIYYDLLINKIGSITGDTESIIQRAAGKYHVIIVSPTSFLAYLQTVLQGLKALKIEESIKEIIKNVGDVGKHLLSYEEYMKKLGNNLGTTVGMYNSAYKEFKKIDKDITKIAGGKSGVDPLELEKPSNE from the coding sequence ATGAATACCTTACTCATTGTTTTAATCGTAGTTTTTATCGGCGGATTCATCGGCCTGGCTGTTTTTTTGAACAAGCGTTTCGGAACAGGGAAGGGCGATCAGAGTTTTTTATTGATTCAAAACCAGATTAATGAATTGAATAAAACCATAGATAATAAGCTTGGCCAGTCAAATCAGATATTGCAGCAGCAATTCAGCCAAAGCGCTCAAATTATCAGAGAGGTTACTGAGCATTTGACCAAATTGGACGAGACCAATAAGCAGGTTATAAATTTTACCGAACAATTGCAGAGCCTGCAGGATATTTTAAAAAATCCGAAACAAAGAGGAATTCTCGGTGAATATTATTTGGAAACGCTTTTGAAAAATATTTTGCCGCCCGACACTTATAAAATGCAATATAAATTTTTGGACGGGGAAATTGTTGACGCAGTCGTATTTGTGGGAAATAAAATAATTCCGGTTGATTCAAAATTCAGTTTGGAAAATTATAATCGTATTATTGAAGAAAAAAATCAAGCGGAAAAAGATAAGCTGGAAAAACAATTTGTCAGTGATCTGAAACAAAGAGTCACGGAAACAGCGAAATATATTCGGCCGAACGAAAATACGATGGATTTCGCTTTTATGTTCATTCCTCACGAGGCGATTTATTATGATCTCTTGATTAATAAAATCGGCAGCATAACAGGGGATACAGAAAGTATTATTCAGCGGGCAGCCGGCAAATATCACGTGATTATTGTTTCACCGACGAGTTTTCTCGCTTATTTACAAACCGTCTTACAAGGTTTGAAAGCGCTTAAAATTGAGGAATCAATTAAAGAAATTATTAAAAATGTCGGCGATGTCGGCAAGCATCTTTTAAGTTATGAAGAATATATGAAAAAATTGGGCAATAATCTCGGAACGACAGTTGGCATGTATAATTCCGCATACAAAGAATTTAAAAAAATTGACAAAGATATAACGAAAATTGCCGGAGGAAAAAGCGGCGTTGACCCGCTTGAACTTGAAAAACCGAGTAATGAATAA
- a CDS encoding aromatic amino acid transport family protein: MKNKKFFEAIAVLIGTIVGAGIFGLPYAFNKSGFMVGLFYLLILGGVFLITSFCYGEIVLRTKDQLEMSGYTERYLGKKGKIIMTVSLILGIYAALVAYIIGVGQFLQAILGPILGGSQFFWSLIFWACVSLIVLKGIGIVSKMELLMTGGLIFIALFIFIFSFPYIHLDNLKTFHPANLFFPYGIVLFALGGATAIPTMRRLLNEKTKWLKPTIFLGHLIPIIVYIIFTFAVIGVCGKDTSETAILGLAAKTSNLILLVCGIFGVLAISTSFLSLSYVLKEVFQRDYKIPVLSSWGLTVFIPLILFLFGLNSFVSVIGFSGGILSGIQSIILITIFYKAKKMGDRTPEYNFNLAKPLACLICLMFVGGIIYQIIYH, translated from the coding sequence ATGAAAAATAAAAAATTTTTCGAAGCTATTGCTGTTTTAATCGGAACAATTGTCGGAGCGGGAATTTTTGGCTTGCCGTATGCTTTTAATAAATCGGGCTTTATGGTGGGCCTTTTTTATTTATTGATTTTAGGCGGAGTATTTTTAATAACCAGTTTTTGTTATGGTGAGATAGTCTTGCGCACCAAGGATCAATTGGAAATGTCAGGTTATACCGAACGTTATTTGGGCAAAAAGGGCAAGATTATAATGACTGTTTCTTTAATATTGGGAATCTATGCCGCCTTAGTGGCTTATATTATCGGCGTCGGTCAATTTTTACAAGCGATTTTAGGGCCGATTTTGGGGGGCAGTCAATTTTTTTGGTCTTTGATTTTTTGGGCTTGCGTCAGCTTGATTGTTTTAAAAGGTATCGGCATTGTCAGTAAAATGGAATTATTAATGACCGGCGGTCTTATTTTTATCGCTTTGTTTATTTTTATTTTCAGTTTTCCTTATATCCATCTTGATAATCTCAAAACATTTCATCCCGCGAATTTATTTTTTCCTTACGGCATAGTTTTATTCGCTTTGGGTGGAGCAACCGCTATTCCGACAATGCGCCGTTTGCTTAATGAAAAAACCAAATGGCTTAAACCAACGATATTTTTGGGTCATCTTATTCCGATTATCGTTTATATTATTTTTACTTTTGCCGTGATCGGAGTGTGCGGAAAAGATACTTCCGAAACTGCCATTCTCGGACTGGCTGCCAAAACAAGCAACTTAATACTTCTTGTCTGCGGAATTTTCGGCGTTTTAGCCATAAGCACTTCTTTCTTGTCTTTGAGTTATGTTTTAAAAGAAGTTTTCCAAAGAGATTATAAAATTCCCGTTTTATCAAGTTGGGGATTAACGGTTTTTATTCCGCTGATTTTATTTTTATTCGGATTAAACAGTTTTGTGAGTGTCATTGGTTTTTCCGGCGGCATTCTTTCAGGTATTCAAAGTATTATTTTAATAACAATTTTTTACAAAGCGAAAAAAATGGGCGACAGAACACCGGAATATAATTTTAATCTGGCTAAGCCCTTGGCTTGTCTCATTTGTTTGATGTTTGTCGGAGGAATTATTTATCAAATTATTTATCATTAA